GCTGGCATATCAATTGACACTTTGCCATTATTTTACGCAGAGCTGAAAAGGAAGTAGGAGCAGGAGTTGACTGTTTAGACTTTAGCCTTCTTCCTGGGAAGTGGTTCCTAGAATTTACTCTCGTCGATGGACTTCATGATCTTCTCAACCGTAGGGTCTTCTGGATTGGCACAGAAGTGGAAGTTCTTTTTTGTGAACAAGCTGGAAGAGAGCAGACAATATCCGAGTAaacatccctgtgtgtgtgtgtgtgtgtgagtgagtgtgcattTAATACTATACTTACATGACTCCCCTCTTAGAGCAGTCAGATCTTGTCATTTCATATTCCCTGATGAGTTGTCTGGGGATTTTTCTGTTGTAATACTTGAAACAGCATTCTTCAGGAAGATTTGCATCTGTATAAAGAGACAATCTGTAATTGTTCTATCATTTTTCTGACACACTatagaccacaggaggttggtggcaccttaactaGGGAGGACggactcgtggtaatggctggagcggaatcagggGAATGGCATCTAATAcagtacatcaaacacatggtttccatggtttccaggtgtttgatgccatgcCATCTGCTCCGTTCCAGTCTTTGTTATGAGCCGTCCTTCCCTCAGCAGACGGGTTAGCTGACGTCGTCAGGAGAACAATGCCCGCTCTTCAAAGGGGCCAAAGGCTGTGTGTTAGGATTCTGGTGGTCAGATGGCAACAAGCAGCCATGTGGGGTTTCGTAAGTGGCTTGTTTCAGTCAATCTTAATATATTGTTCTTGACTGATGTCACGTCTTTGCCACAAATGGCAAAaaccatctagctagctagctaaccaataaGTGTaccaatgcatttaaaaaaaatacattgtttcACTTGATttaataaacattggagactaaatataATTTACATGTCAACAACCTAAGCGAACCCCAGCTGTTTTACCCCATTGTTGTGCACATGTCGGTtgtgttgctaaacaaccaacctgtc
This Oncorhynchus clarkii lewisi isolate Uvic-CL-2024 chromosome 21, UVic_Ocla_1.0, whole genome shotgun sequence DNA region includes the following protein-coding sequences:
- the LOC139379480 gene encoding C-C motif chemokine 3-like, producing MRSALILLLCVLGAALWSGALANNANLPEECCFKYYNRKIPRQLIREYEMTRSDCSKRGVILFTKKNFHFCANPEDPTVEKIMKSIDESKF